The genomic stretch GCGAATGCACGGATCATCGAGACCGTCGATGAACTGATGGACATCCTGATGAGGCTTTGAACCATGAACACGACACTTGGCGATCTCGCACAATCCTTCATGCTACAACGCCGCGGGGCGGCATTAAAAAACGACATTCACCGACTGACGCAAGAACTGTCCACGGGCCGCGTGGCCGACACCAAATCGGTGCTCGCTGGAAATTTTTCCTACCTGAGCGACATCGAGCGCGACGTACGCGTGCTGGAGGGCTACAAGGTGGCCACCACAGAAGCCGCCCAATTCACCGAAACGGTGCAAAACATTCTGGATGGCATCCAGACGAATTCCAGCGATCTGTCCGACACGATGCTTCTAATCTCGACCAGCGCAGTAGAAACTGTCCTGCCCCAGGTCGAGGCAGATTCGCGCGCGAATCTGGCCAACCTTGTGTCTTCGCTGAACGTAGATTTCGGGGGCCGCAGTTTGTTCGCAGGCGCAGCGACAGATACCGCACCGCTGGTGTCAGAAGAGGCCATCTTGACGGGGCTGATCTCTGCGGTCGCTGGTCAAACCACGGCCTCCGATATTTTTGCAGCTGCTCAGGCCTGGTTTGACAATCCCGCGGGTTTCCGCGCTGCCGTCTATCAGGGATCTGACAACGCTCTTTCGCCCTTCGTTTTGTCGGATCAGGACCGATTGAACATCGACATCCGCGCCGACAATCCGGTGTTGCGCAACCTGATGATGAACACTGCAATCGGGGTCATAGCTTCTGACCCAAGCCTTGCCTTGGATGTCGCGGTGCAACGTGCGGTCATTGCCCAAGCTGGGCAAAATCTGTTGGGTTCTCAAGATCAAATGACC from Pseudosulfitobacter sp. DSM 107133 encodes the following:
- a CDS encoding flagellin, whose product is MNTTLGDLAQSFMLQRRGAALKNDIHRLTQELSTGRVADTKSVLAGNFSYLSDIERDVRVLEGYKVATTEAAQFTETVQNILDGIQTNSSDLSDTMLLISTSAVETVLPQVEADSRANLANLVSSLNVDFGGRSLFAGAATDTAPLVSEEAILTGLISAVAGQTTASDIFAAAQAWFDNPAGFRAAVYQGSDNALSPFVLSDQDRLNIDIRADNPVLRNLMMNTAIGVIASDPSLALDVAVQRAVIAQAGQNLLGSQDQMTKMRAEVGFSQSRIEDVRARNAVEATSLEFARSALLAADPYETATKLEEVQFRLQGLYSVTVRLSELSLLNFIR